The following are encoded in a window of Acidobacteriota bacterium genomic DNA:
- a CDS encoding YjbQ family protein encodes MDTITPVTVTRHVHFTIATSQPTEFTDITDRLAAIVAVSGLRTGVVSVQTQHTTTAIVVNEHEPLLLDDFAAVLERTAPRDACYAHDDPQRRVDNVVAGERPNGHAHCRALFLPSSACLNVVRGTLQLGRWQRVFLVELDGPRERGVSVGLVGEGWR; translated from the coding sequence ATGGACACGATCACGCCCGTTACCGTCACACGACACGTTCACTTCACCATCGCGACCAGCCAGCCCACCGAGTTCACCGACATCACCGATCGGCTCGCCGCCATCGTCGCCGTCTCGGGCCTGCGCACCGGGGTCGTCAGCGTGCAGACCCAGCACACGACCACCGCCATCGTCGTCAACGAGCACGAGCCGCTGCTGCTCGACGACTTCGCGGCCGTCCTCGAACGCACCGCGCCGCGCGATGCCTGCTACGCGCACGACGACCCGCAGCGGCGCGTGGACAACGTCGTCGCCGGCGAGCGGCCCAACGGGCACGCGCACTGTCGCGCGCTGTTCCTGCCGTCCTCGGCGTGTCTCAACGTGGTCAGGGGTACCTTGCAGCTCGGCCGCTGGCAACGCGTGTTTCTCGTGGAGCTCGACGGCCCGCGTGAGCGCGGCGTGTCGGTGGGGCTCGTCGGCGAGGGGTGGCGATGA
- a CDS encoding 2-hydroxy-3-oxopropionate reductase, translated as MDSIGFIGLGIMGTPMAANLLGAGRTLHLFSRSGVPEALVTAGGRACASSREVAEHADVVILMVPDTPDVERVLFGPAGVAEGIAAGKLVVDMSSISPIETRAFAERLDAKGVGYVDAPVSGGQVGAKNATLTIMAGGSAEAFARVTPIFEVLGKHITHVGDVGAGQTCKVANQIIVALNIEAVAEALLFAAKAGVDPAKVRDALMGGFASSRVLDVHGDRMIKRTFDPGFRIELHQKDLHLALSSARALGVSLPNTATAQELFNACQAHGRGKQDHSAMVTALEALAKHTVG; from the coding sequence ATGGACAGCATCGGTTTCATCGGACTCGGCATCATGGGTACGCCCATGGCGGCCAACCTGCTCGGGGCGGGCCGCACGCTGCATCTCTTCAGCCGGAGCGGCGTGCCGGAAGCGCTCGTGACCGCCGGGGGCCGTGCGTGCGCCTCCTCCCGCGAGGTCGCCGAGCACGCCGACGTCGTCATCCTGATGGTGCCGGACACGCCGGACGTCGAGCGCGTGCTGTTCGGGCCGGCCGGCGTGGCCGAGGGGATCGCCGCCGGCAAGCTCGTCGTGGACATGAGCTCGATTTCCCCGATCGAGACGCGCGCGTTCGCCGAGCGCCTGGATGCGAAGGGCGTCGGCTACGTCGACGCGCCCGTGTCGGGCGGTCAGGTCGGCGCGAAGAACGCGACGCTGACGATCATGGCCGGCGGCTCGGCCGAGGCGTTCGCGCGCGTGACGCCGATCTTCGAGGTGCTCGGCAAGCACATCACACACGTCGGCGACGTCGGCGCCGGCCAGACCTGCAAGGTCGCGAACCAGATCATCGTTGCGCTCAACATCGAAGCCGTGGCCGAGGCGCTGCTGTTCGCCGCCAAAGCCGGCGTCGATCCGGCGAAGGTGCGCGACGCGCTGATGGGCGGCTTCGCCTCGTCGCGCGTGCTGGACGTTCACGGCGACCGCATGATCAAACGGACGTTCGATCCGGGCTTCCGGATCGAGCTGCACCAGAAGGATCTGCACCTCGCGCTGTCGAGCGCCCGCGCACTTGGCGTCAGCCTGCCGAACACGGCGACCGCCCAGGAGCTGTTCAACGCCTGCCAGGCGCACGGCCGCGGCAAACAGGATCACTCGGCGATGGTCACCGCGCTCGAGGCCCTCGCGAAGCACACGGTGGGCTGA